Proteins encoded in a region of the Chryseobacterium piperi genome:
- a CDS encoding NIPSNAP family protein has protein sequence MKRLLTIFLIIWCGSIFGQTLYQQDTSPMIPPIHQLRIYEIPKENKQVFLERFRDHALRIMKKYGFTIVAIWESEFKEKAEFVYLLEWKDETSMKLAWEGFMSDNEWKEIKAKTAKLHGNFVNSIEDRTLRLTEFSPEKGLLK, from the coding sequence ATGAAAAGACTATTGACTATCTTCCTGATTATTTGGTGTGGTTCTATCTTCGGGCAAACGTTGTATCAACAAGATACTTCTCCAATGATACCTCCCATACATCAATTAAGGATTTATGAAATTCCGAAGGAGAACAAGCAGGTTTTTCTGGAGAGATTCAGAGATCATGCTCTCAGAATCATGAAAAAATATGGTTTTACAATTGTGGCTATTTGGGAATCGGAGTTTAAAGAGAAAGCAGAATTTGTTTATTTGCTGGAATGGAAAGATGAGACTTCTATGAAGTTGGCATGGGAAGGATTCATGTCAGATAATGAATGGAAAGAAATTAAAGCTAAAACAGCAAAACTGCATGGCAATTTTGTTAATAGTATTGAAGACAGAACCCTACGGCTTACAGAATTTTCTCCGGAAAAGGGGCTGTTAAAATAA
- a CDS encoding phosphatase PAP2 family protein, with product MEGKQTSLIQKISRIISEFFSPLVSLFLFFIYKSILEYSLQDSIIYFLPILLIIILPVIIWLVWNVKTGRYTNMDVSNRVQRKTFYIFTATCVISYLIFHYIKNGSIDFLMMFILVLLFALQISNFFIKSSMHTAFNVFVAALFYSLDWRIGIIWLGIAILVGITRVILKRHTVKEVFMGAGIAFVISFIYLYCTIHFQHSNIL from the coding sequence ATGGAAGGAAAACAAACGTCTCTTATACAGAAAATTTCCAGGATTATCTCTGAGTTTTTCAGCCCTTTGGTATCATTATTTCTCTTTTTCATTTACAAAAGTATCCTCGAATATTCACTTCAAGACTCAATAATCTATTTTCTTCCAATTCTACTCATCATTATACTTCCTGTCATTATCTGGCTGGTCTGGAACGTAAAAACAGGAAGATATACGAATATGGATGTTTCAAACAGGGTTCAGAGAAAAACATTTTATATTTTCACAGCTACCTGCGTCATCTCTTATTTGATCTTTCATTATATTAAAAATGGGAGTATTGATTTTTTAATGATGTTTATCCTGGTTCTTCTTTTTGCTTTACAAATCAGTAACTTTTTCATTAAAAGCTCAATGCATACAGCATTCAATGTATTCGTTGCCGCATTGTTTTATTCATTAGACTGGAGGATAGGGATTATTTGGCTGGGAATTGCTATCTTAGTAGGAATTACGAGAGTAATACTAAAAAGACATACCGTAAAAGAAGTATTTATGGGCGCAGGAATAGCATTTGTTATTTCTTTTATTTATCTTTATTGTACGATACACTTTCAACATTCAAATATTTTATGA
- a CDS encoding BlaI/MecI/CopY family transcriptional regulator, whose translation MKINHLTTAEENLMKLFWKLNSFYLKDVMEQHPEPKPHQNTVSTYLKILVEKGYLSTQKEGRIFKYTVTIPLQDYKKFLLKELSHHFFHDSGREILQFLFDENLISQEDLKDYFNLKIEMKPVKTKAPKLKIANEILNPKKDKKTGDKKKKKKKN comes from the coding sequence ATGAAAATAAATCATCTTACAACTGCAGAAGAAAACTTAATGAAGCTGTTCTGGAAGCTTAATTCATTTTATTTAAAAGATGTCATGGAGCAACATCCTGAGCCGAAGCCTCATCAAAATACCGTTTCTACCTATCTGAAAATATTGGTTGAAAAAGGCTACTTATCTACTCAGAAAGAAGGCAGGATTTTTAAGTATACCGTTACAATTCCACTCCAAGATTATAAGAAGTTTTTATTAAAGGAGCTTTCTCATCATTTCTTTCATGATTCCGGAAGAGAGATTCTTCAGTTCTTATTTGATGAAAACTTAATATCCCAGGAAGATTTGAAAGATTATTTTAATCTTAAGATCGAAATGAAACCTGTAAAAACAAAAGCCCCGAAATTGAAAATTGCGAATGAAATCTTAAATCCTAAGAAAGATAAAAAGACCGGGGATAAGAAAAAGAAGAAAAAGAAAAATTAA